DNA from Halorarum salinum:
AGTATGTCTTCGGGTTCTCGTTCGAGGTGCTGTTCGTTACGTCGTGTCCGAAAGCTCGGAGGTCAGTCCGATCGTCGTGACGACGTTCCCGAAAGGGGCCGCCCACCGCACCTCGTCCTCCCTTACCTCGGAGCGAACTCCTCGGAAGTCACCCTCGCTCGCAAGCTCGCTCGCGTGACCAGCCTCCTGCGCTCCTCGGCTCGCTCCCTGCGGTCGCTCACGCTGCGGTGCTCGTCCCTCGCGCGCGTGTGCTCGCTTCGCGGGACTCGCTGCGCTCGACCCGCGTGCTCTCGTTCGCTTCACTCACGAGACCCCCACGAGGGGGCTCGCGTCGCGCGCGCCCGGCGGCGGTTTCAGCGACGTTCGAAGACCGTGGCCGAACCGAATCGCTCAGTCCGCGACGGTCGCGTCGACGTCGGCGCCGTTCTCCGCCGCGGACACCGACCGCTCCAGGCCCAGCAGCGCGACGACCACGAGCAGGCAGACGACGACGAGGATGCCCCACCAGAGCCCCGAGTGGCCGTAGTCGAAGAAGACCCCGCCGAGGAACGCGCCCAGCCCCATCCCGACCCGCTTGGCGATCTCGAGCACCGAGAGCTGGGTCCCGCGCTCGTCCGCGGTGCCGAGCGAGGACATCAGCGAGGAGGCGAGCGGCGAGTGCAGGATCTCCCCCAGGGTCCGGACGACGAGGTGGCCGCCGACGAGCGCGACGCCGACCGCGACGGGGGCCAGCCCCGCGTCGGCGCCCCACGCGAACAGCATCGACAGGCCCCAGAGCCCGGCCGAGACCGCCAGCCCGCGGGTCCGGCGCCAGCCCGAGACGGCGTCGACGAGCGGGATCTGGAGCAGGGCGATGGTGAGCGGGTTCAACACGAACAGCGTCCCGAGCTGTGCGGAGGTGAGCCCCAGCCCCTCCTTGGCGACGACCGGGACCGTCGTCTGCATCTGGGCGTACATCGCCGCGAAGGCGACGTTGATGGCGGCGAGCACGAGCACCCGGCTGCGGGTCGCGGCCGCCCACCAGCGCGAGAGCGCCGAACCGCGGCCCGATTCGTGCACCGGGCCGTCCGCCGTGTCGCCGGCCGACCCGACCGCCGACCCCGCCCCGGCGTCGCCGTTCGGGTCGGACCCGCCGCCCGCCCCGTGAACCCGCGGGACGAACAGGAACAGCACGACGGCGACGACCGCCGAGGTGGCCCCGTCGAGGAGGAACACCGCGACGCTCGCGACCGAGTAGAGAACCCCGCCGACGGCGAGCCCCGCGCCGAAGCCGAGGTTGTTCGTGAACTTCAACAGCGCGTACCCCCGGTCCCGGTCCGCGTCCGTCGTCAGGTCCGCGGTCATCGCGGACGCGGCGGGAGTGTAGAGCCCGACCACCAGCCCGGCGACGACGCAGACGACGACGAACCCGACGCCGATCCGGGACACCCCCGTGAGGGCGGCGACCGAGGGCGGCACCGCGGCGGCGACGGTCGGGACGAACGCGAACGAGGCGAGCGCGA
Protein-coding regions in this window:
- a CDS encoding MFS transporter yields the protein MKRPSLDAVRGFDRAVYVVALGQLINVFGSGLVYPFATVHFHLEVGIALSVVGFGLGAKSVATAVGTGVGGFLADGVGRKPVMVASMALTAVALASFAFVPTVAAAVPPSVAALTGVSRIGVGFVVVCVVAGLVVGLYTPAASAMTADLTTDADRDRGYALLKFTNNLGFGAGLAVGGVLYSVASVAVFLLDGATSAVVAVVLFLFVPRVHGAGGGSDPNGDAGAGSAVGSAGDTADGPVHESGRGSALSRWWAAATRSRVLVLAAINVAFAAMYAQMQTTVPVVAKEGLGLTSAQLGTLFVLNPLTIALLQIPLVDAVSGWRRTRGLAVSAGLWGLSMLFAWGADAGLAPVAVGVALVGGHLVVRTLGEILHSPLASSLMSSLGTADERGTQLSVLEIAKRVGMGLGAFLGGVFFDYGHSGLWWGILVVVCLLVVVALLGLERSVSAAENGADVDATVAD